The segment TTCCTCGACCGCGAAGGCGGGCCGACGCGCGGCCGGGATGGCAACGTCCACATGGGAGATCCGAGGCTCGGCATCCTGCCGTTCATCAGCCACATGGCGGCGTCGGTTCCGGTCGCGGCGGGGATGGCCCTGGCGTGCCGGCAGCGCGGAGAGCCGCGCGTCGTGTTGACCTACTTCGGCGACGGCGCCACTAGCACCGGCGCCTGGCATGAAGGCGTCAACTTCGCGGCTGTGTTCCGCCTGCCGCTCGTGCTCGTGCTGGAGAACAACCAGTACGCGTACTCGACCCCGCTCGACCGCCAGACCGCGGCCCGGGCGTTCATCGACAAGGCGCCTGGGTACGGCATCCCCGGCGTCGCCGTCGACGGAAACGACGTGGTCGCGGTCTATGACGCGGCACGGGATGCCGTCGCCCGCGCCCGCGACGGTGGCGGGCCGACGTTGATCGAGTGCCGAACGATGCGGATGCGGGGTCACAGCGAAGCGGACCGGTTCACCTACGTGCCCCCGGCG is part of the bacterium genome and harbors:
- a CDS encoding thiamine pyrophosphate-dependent dehydrogenase E1 component subunit alpha, whose translation is MSAIQVTSTAGETLQPNDLLEMLYYMRLQRAVEDRGIKLYYQGRVPGAYFTGFGHEATVVGAAYALGPDDLLAPMHRDLAAYIMRGMPVRQVFAQFLDREGGPTRGRDGNVHMGDPRLGILPFISHMAASVPVAAGMALACRQRGEPRVVLTYFGDGATSTGAWHEGVNFAAVFRLPLVLVLENNQYAYSTPLDRQTAARAFIDKAPGYGIPGVAVDGNDVVAVYDAARDAVARARDGGGPTLIECRTMRMRGHSEADRFTYVPPA